Proteins from a single region of Bombus huntii isolate Logan2020A chromosome 2, iyBomHunt1.1, whole genome shotgun sequence:
- the LOC126878272 gene encoding peptidyl-prolyl cis-trans isomerase Fkbp12 isoform X2, whose product MGVDVEVLSPGDGTLDNGKKFDSSRDRGVPFKFKIGKGEVIKGWDQGVAQMCVGERARLTCSPDFAYGSRGHPGVIPPNAVLIFDVELLKVEP is encoded by the exons ATGGGCGTGGATGTAGAAGTTCTTTCTCCTGGAGATG GTACCCTTGACAATGGAAAAAAATTTGACTCCAGTAGGGACCGTGGAGTGCCATTTAAGTTCAAAATCGGTAAAGGTGAAGTTATTAAAGGCTGGGACCAAGGAGTTGCTCAAATGTGTGTTGGAGAACGTGCTAGGTTAACTTGTTCACCAGATTTTGCCTATGGTAGCCGAGGACATCCTGGAGT TATTCCTCCAAATGCTGTCCTTATCTTTGATGTGGAATTATTGAAGGTGGAGCCTTGA
- the LOC126878272 gene encoding peptidyl-prolyl cis-trans isomerase Fkbp12 isoform X1: protein MGVDVEVLSPGDGQTYPKTGQTVVVHYTGTLDNGKKFDSSRDRGVPFKFKIGKGEVIKGWDQGVAQMCVGERARLTCSPDFAYGSRGHPGVIPPNAVLIFDVELLKVEP, encoded by the exons ATGGGCGTGGATGTAGAAGTTCTTTCTCCTGGAGATG GCCAGACATATCCGAAAACCGGACAGACCGTAGTTGTTCATTATAcag GTACCCTTGACAATGGAAAAAAATTTGACTCCAGTAGGGACCGTGGAGTGCCATTTAAGTTCAAAATCGGTAAAGGTGAAGTTATTAAAGGCTGGGACCAAGGAGTTGCTCAAATGTGTGTTGGAGAACGTGCTAGGTTAACTTGTTCACCAGATTTTGCCTATGGTAGCCGAGGACATCCTGGAGT TATTCCTCCAAATGCTGTCCTTATCTTTGATGTGGAATTATTGAAGGTGGAGCCTTGA
- the LOC126878268 gene encoding transmembrane protein 68 isoform X1, which yields MFSVIFNLQKILEDTIVEYIDVDFTLWLWLLMPLLLTFLLPLLIGILLYLTALILYIYKLHRVRLRNAYETDWRNAARNVVAAVWDAHGWIWYGYEVVGLQNIPQNEPVLFVYYHGAIPVDLYYFISKILLLNSKLIHTVADRFLFKCPGWSIISDVLKVIPGTIQTCSTILKEGNMLAISPGGVYEAQFGDSYYQLMWKKRVGFAKVALDAKVCIIPLFTKNIREAFRTISWGRRMWLRIYAATRFPFVPIYGGFPVKLTTYVGKPILYDGNLTPEELQMKVADALNNLINQHQRIPGSISLALLERIYVAEKEES from the exons ATGTTTTCCGTAATATTTAACCTACAGAAAATTTTAGAAGATACTATAG tTGAATATATCGACGTGGACTTTACATTATGGTTGTGGCTTTTGATGCCACTTTTGTTAACATTTTTACTTCCACTTCTGATTGggatattattatatttaactgcattaatattgtatatatataagttaCACAG agTTAGATTAAGAAATGCATATGAAACAGACTGGAGAAATGCTGCACGCAATGTAGTAGCTGCAGTTTGGGATGCCCATGGCTGGATTTGGTATG gATATGAAGTAGTTGGACTTCAAAATATACCACAAAATGAACCAGTACTTTTTGTATACTATCATGGAGCTATACCTGTAGAcctttattactttatatctaaaatattacttttaaaTTCGAAGCTAATTCATACAGTAGCAGAtagatttcttttcaaatgCCCCGGGTGGTCTATAATTTCTGATGTATTAAAAGTAATACCTGGTACAATCCAAACATGTTCTACTATTTTGAAAGAAGGTAATATGCTTGCAATCTCACCTGGTGGTGTATATGAAGCTCAGTTTGGAGATTCTTATTACCAATTAATGTGGAAAAAGCGAGTGGGTTTTGCAAAGGTTGCATTGGATGCTAAAGtg TGCATAATACCTTTATTTACGAAGAATATTAGAGAAGCATTTAGAACGATAAGTTGGGGTAGGAGAATGTGGTTGAGAATATATGCTGCCACCAGATTTCCTTTTGTACCTATCTATGGTGGTTTTCCTGTAAAGTTGACAACATATGTTGGTAAACCAATTCTGTATGATGGGAATCTAACACCAGAAGAATTACAAATGAAg GTTGCTGATGCACtcaacaatttaataaatcaacaTCAAAGAATACCAGGAAGTATATCATTAGCTTTATTAGAAAGAATATATGTTGCAGAGAAAGAAGAATCATAA
- the LOC126878268 gene encoding transmembrane protein 68 isoform X2, producing MYYVQFEYIDVDFTLWLWLLMPLLLTFLLPLLIGILLYLTALILYIYKLHRVRLRNAYETDWRNAARNVVAAVWDAHGWIWYGYEVVGLQNIPQNEPVLFVYYHGAIPVDLYYFISKILLLNSKLIHTVADRFLFKCPGWSIISDVLKVIPGTIQTCSTILKEGNMLAISPGGVYEAQFGDSYYQLMWKKRVGFAKVALDAKVCIIPLFTKNIREAFRTISWGRRMWLRIYAATRFPFVPIYGGFPVKLTTYVGKPILYDGNLTPEELQMKVADALNNLINQHQRIPGSISLALLERIYVAEKEES from the exons ATGTATTATGTacaat tTGAATATATCGACGTGGACTTTACATTATGGTTGTGGCTTTTGATGCCACTTTTGTTAACATTTTTACTTCCACTTCTGATTGggatattattatatttaactgcattaatattgtatatatataagttaCACAG agTTAGATTAAGAAATGCATATGAAACAGACTGGAGAAATGCTGCACGCAATGTAGTAGCTGCAGTTTGGGATGCCCATGGCTGGATTTGGTATG gATATGAAGTAGTTGGACTTCAAAATATACCACAAAATGAACCAGTACTTTTTGTATACTATCATGGAGCTATACCTGTAGAcctttattactttatatctaaaatattacttttaaaTTCGAAGCTAATTCATACAGTAGCAGAtagatttcttttcaaatgCCCCGGGTGGTCTATAATTTCTGATGTATTAAAAGTAATACCTGGTACAATCCAAACATGTTCTACTATTTTGAAAGAAGGTAATATGCTTGCAATCTCACCTGGTGGTGTATATGAAGCTCAGTTTGGAGATTCTTATTACCAATTAATGTGGAAAAAGCGAGTGGGTTTTGCAAAGGTTGCATTGGATGCTAAAGtg TGCATAATACCTTTATTTACGAAGAATATTAGAGAAGCATTTAGAACGATAAGTTGGGGTAGGAGAATGTGGTTGAGAATATATGCTGCCACCAGATTTCCTTTTGTACCTATCTATGGTGGTTTTCCTGTAAAGTTGACAACATATGTTGGTAAACCAATTCTGTATGATGGGAATCTAACACCAGAAGAATTACAAATGAAg GTTGCTGATGCACtcaacaatttaataaatcaacaTCAAAGAATACCAGGAAGTATATCATTAGCTTTATTAGAAAGAATATATGTTGCAGAGAAAGAAGAATCATAA
- the LOC126878266 gene encoding E3 ubiquitin-protein ligase MARCHF5-like — protein sequence MSDNNLPHIFYGLDSPGRIVRIESSITTRPNIGRLSSIEETLRRFSTNLRPERQTNESNNEISDAQPPAILSNEEPIPIVLSESVNIAQPNDMIDGASSPDQSNINTSIANTEDDKRYCWVCFATDEDDVTALWVKPCHCRGTTKWVHQGCIQRWVDEKQKGHAGAHVACPQCNTEYIIVYPNMGPLVVVLDTIDGMVFRICPFIAASIVAASVYWTAVTYGAVTVMQVVGHKDGLAIMEQADPLVLLVGLPTIPIMLILGKMLRWEDQALNLLRRHAYKVPILRHFLPSSCSSADRVQSDDLPPMSDPMSATRILCGALLLPSIASICGKIFFESIHSNFQRTLLGGIAFITVKGAFKIYHKQQQYVRQCQRRIMDYTESNVSLYRRQQNSETNQTS from the exons ATGTCAGATAACAATTTGCCGCACATATTCTATGGACTTGATTCGCCTGGTAGGATAGTACGTATAGAATCTAGTATTACCACACGGCCTAATATTGGTCGTCTTTCAAGTATAGAAGAAACATTAAGAAGATTTAGCACAAATCTAAGGCCAGAAAGACAAACTAATGAATCAAATAATG AAATATCTGATGCTCAACCTCCAGCGATTTTATCAAATGAGGAACCAATACCTATTGTGTTGTCAGAATCTGTAAACATTGCCCAACCGAACGATATGATTGATGGTGCATCTTCCCCAGATCAATCAAACATTAATACATCAATAGCAAATACAGAAGATGa CAAAAGATATTGCTGGGTATGCTTTGCAACGGATGAAGATGATGTAACTGCTTTATGGGTAAAACCATGTCATTGTCGTGGTACAACAAAATGGGTACATCAAGGATGTATTCAGAGATGGGTTGATGAAAAACAAAAAGGACATGCAGGTGCACATGTAGCATGTCCACAGTGTAATACAGAATACATCATTGTATATCCAAATATGg gGCCGTTAGTAGTTGTACTAGATACTATTGATGGTATGGTTTTTCGAATTTGCCCATTTATTGCAGCTAGTATAGTTGCTGCATCTGTATACTGGACAGCTGTAACATATGGAGCAGTAACCGTAATGCAAGTAGTTGGTCACAAGGATGGTCTAGCTATAATGGAACAAGCTGATCCTTTGGTATTATTGGTTGGTTTGCCAACTATTCCAATAATGTTAATTTTGGGAAAAATGCTCAGATGGGAAGATCAAGCACTTAATCTTTTAAGGCGACATGCATATAAGGTTCCTATTTTGAGGCATTTCTTGCCTAGTAG ttGTTCAAGTGCTGACAGAGTACAATCTGACGATCTACCACCTATGAGTGATCCAATGTCAGCAACTCGTATTCTTTGTGGTGCGCTTTTATTACCTAGCATTGCCAGCATATGtggcaaaatattttttgaaagcATACATTCTAATTTTCAAAGAACATTGCtt GGAGGTATAGCATTTATAACAGTAAAGGGTGCATTCAAGATATACCATAAACAGCAACAATATGTAAGACAATGTCAACGTCGTATAATGGATTATACAGAGAGTAATGTTTCATTATATAGAAGACAACAAAATTCTGAAACTAACCAGACAAGTTAA